The Terriglobia bacterium sequence CAAGGAAGACCCGAGCTGGCGTTCCCACTTATCGAAAAAGCTGGTGGGGTTGCCATGGATGCGGGCGAGTACTTCCTAGTGGGTGAAGTTTATGAGGCAACAGGGCACACCAAGCAAGCGCTGGATGCGTACATGGCTAGCGTGGGAGAGCCGGCGCCGGGACGCATGGAACGACTAGAGCGTCTTAAACAGCTTTGGACCAAGGAAGGCTATGGAACCGAAGCAGATTTGCAGCAGCGTATCGAGTCCTTGGGCAAGGATCGCTTCGAGACCAAGCACTATGTGCCCACTGTTCTAGATCGTCCTTCTCCTTACTTCGAGTTCACGACGATTAAAGGAGAGAAGTTGCGATCGGCCGATTGGTCCGGAAAGACAGTTGTCTTGAATTTCTGGGCGACCTGGTGTGTGCCGTGTATCCCCGAATTGAGCGGCTTTCAGACGCTTCAGGCCAAACATCCGGAACTCCTGGTTGCCGCATTGATGACTGACTCCGATGAAGAAGCCCTCAAGGGAATCATCAGGCGGGAGAAACTGGAGACTCTTCGCATCGCCCCAGCAGGAAAATTGGGCGATGCCCTGGCGGCAGAAGGTCTCCCGATCACCTATGTGATCGACCACGACCGAATCCGTGTCATGCACGTAGGAGCTTTGCGGCAATTGATACCCACCCTGGAGGCGGACTTGGCCGCATTGAAAAAGGACCCGGCATCAACAAAGTAGTCAGGGGGACTGTGCGGGTCGAAAGCAGTGGCAATCCCTTCCAGAGCATCTCGCCTCACCGCCAACAATTTGGTTAGTCTCAAGACCGTCGCGTGATTGCCGGCTAATGGGCTAATTGCCCTTGGGGCAGACTTCAATCCTCTTTGGGGTTCCCTTATTTTAGAGCAAATGTTCCGCCGATGGGCATGGATGGTGTACTTGCTAATACTAAGTCGCTGTGCGATTTCCTTGCTCGTAAGACCTTCTCCGATAAACCGAAGAATTTGATTCTCTCTGGCGGTCAAGAGGATGCTTCGGAAATAAGCAGTTTTCATAATTTCGTCTCAAGCACTTTTCCCAACAGGATCACAAATCGTCCCGATCGTGATAGGATCCAGCGGGATCGCTAATGGCTGGCGTGAAAGCCCCTTCTGAAGTCATTGCGACAAATGTGGAACGACCGAGGTGTCAAGTTTAGACCAGGGGTCGCTCGTGGTGACGACAATGCGCGGGGGACACGAGCAAAATATATCTAGCACAGGATATTCTGCAATGTAAGTGCAATGCTTTTCTCAATGCTTTTTTCACTGTGTTTGTCCAATTCGTAAATTTGTATTAGACTTCATTCGGATGCCCTGTATAAATTTTATTTCCGACTTTGAGAGTGTGCGCACCCGATGAGACGTACGATGTCAAAGGGGTAGTTTTGACGATTGACGGCCTGTTGATCTCCCCTCCGGTTGGACCCTGCAGATTCTCCGATTGAAAGGTTATTCCTCGCATGGAACATTCGAAGTTCGTCCATCTCCACCTGCACACCGACTTCAGCCTCCTCGATGGCGCCAACGATATTGGCGCCCTGATGAAGGAGGCTGAAGCCAAGAAGATGCCCGCCATTGCCATGACGGATCACGGCAACCTCTTTGGCGCGATCAGCTTTTATGAGACTGCCATGCATCATGGCATCAAGCCGATCATCGGCTGCGAGCTTTACGTGGCCAAGGGAGCCCGGACGGAACGCAGTTCCAGCGAAGGGGAAAAAGCCAATCATCACCTGACGGTGCTCGCGACCAGTGACGAGGGTTATCGCAACCTGGTGACACTGGTTTCGACCGCTTATTTGGACGGGTTTTACTATCGACCACGCGTGGACAAGGAGCTGTTATCGAAACACCACCGGGGAATCATCGCATTGTCGGGATGCTTGAATGGCGAGGTGGAATCGAAGCTCCAGGGAGAACAGGACCAGGCAGCGCTCGAAGTGGCCGGGCAGTGGCAGGACATCTTCGGCAAGGAGAATTTCTTCCTGGAGATCCAGGATCACGGGCTCGAGAAACAGCGGTTTGTGAACCCGCGGCTGGTAGCGCTCTCCAAGCGTCTGGAGGTGCCGCTGGTAGCCACCAACGATTGCCATTACCTCCGCCGGGACGATTCCCGCGCCCACGATATTCTGCTGTGTATCGGGACCGGGTCGACCGTGAACGATTCCAGTCGAATGCGCTATGAGACCGATCAGTTTTACCTCAAGAGCGATGTGGAGATGCTGGCCTCGTTTCAAGAAATACCGGAGGCCGTCCATCGCACGGTGGAAATTGCAGAGCGCTGCCACTTCAAGCTGGAGAAGATCGCTTCGCCCTTCCCCCGCTTTGACGTCCCGGAAGGGCAATCCCTCGAGGAGTACTTTGACCGGGTGGTTCGCGAAGGGTTTGCCGAACGGGCGATTCACTTGAAGACCCAGGCGGCCCGGGGGGTATTGCGCCATCGGCTGGAGGAATACGCGGAGCGGCTTGAGCGCGAGATCAACATGATCAAGCACATGCGCTTTCCCGGGTACTTCCTGATCGTCTGGGATTTCATCCGCTACGCCCGGGAGCGCGGAATTCCCGTGGGCCCGGGGCGGGGTTCGGCGGCGGGCAGCCTGGTTGCCTATTCGATGCGCATCACCGACATCGATCCCCTGCAATACGAGCTCCTCTTCGAGCGCTTCCTGAATCCCGAGCGCATCTCCCTGCCCGACATTGATATTGATTTCTGCATGCGTCGTCGCGACGAGGTCATCGACTATGTGACCCAAAAATATGGCCGGGATCATGTTTGTCAGATCATCACATTTGGGACCCTGGGCGCCAAAGCCGCTCTCAAGGATGTCGGCCGGGCCCTCGAAATGCCTTACACCGAAGTGGACCGGATCGCGAAGTTGATCCCTAACACACTGCATATCAAGCTCGACGAAGCCTTAAAGCAGACCCCGGCTCTCGACGAGCTTTACAAGAAGGATGCCCGGGTCAGGGATTTGTTTGACGTGGCGCGCCGCCTGGAAGGGCTTGCGCGACACGCGTCCATCCACGCCGCAGGCATCGTCATCTCCCCGAAGCCCCTCCTGGAATTTGTTCCCCTGTGCACCTCCACCCGCACAGAAAATATGACCCGGACGGAAAAGCAACAGGTCATCACTCAATTCGAGATGACCGACCTGGAAAAGGTCGGACTCATCAAGATGGATTTTCTGGCGCTGGCGACCCTGACCATCCTCGATGACACGGTGAAGCTCATCCAACAGCATACCGGACAGAAGCTGAACCTGGAGGAGCTCGTCCCCGACGATCCGGAAACCTACCGGCTCTTCCAGGAAGGGCGCACCAACTGCATTTTTCAGTTCGAATCCAGTGGCATGCGCGACATTCTGCGTCGCTACCGGCCGGAGCGGTTCGAAGATCTCATCGCGCTGAACGCGCTTTATCGCCCGGGCGCCATTCAGGGCGGCATGATCGATGATTTTATCAAACGAAAGCACGGCGAGCGGGAAATCACCTTCGATTTCCCCGAACTCAAACCCATCCTGGAGGAGACCTACGGTGTCATGGTGTACCAGGAGCAGGTGATGCAGATCGCCATGGTGCTGGCGGGATACACCCTGGGGGAAGCCGACATCCTCCGCCGCGCCATGGGAAAGAAGAAGGCCGAAGAAATGGCGGCCCAGAAGGAAAAGTTCATTGAGGGCTGCAGATCCCGAAAGATCAACACCCGCAAAGCTGACAAGATCTTCAATCTCATGGAACAATTCGCGGGGTACGGGTTTAACAAGTCTCACTCCGCTGCCTACGCGCTGCTGGCGTACCAGACCGCGTACTTGAAGACCCACGATCCGGTGTATTTCATGTCCGCGGTGCTGACCAATGAAATGGGAAACACGGACAAGATCGTGAAGTACATCAATGAATGCCGCGACCTGGGGATTGAGATCCTCCCGCCTGACATCAACCAGTCGGACTTGAATTTCACACCGGCCATCGACTCCGCCCAGGGGACAACGAAGATCCGCTTTGGAATGGCCGCCATCAAAAATGTGGGCGAACACGCCATCAAAGCCATTCTCGAGACGCGTCGGGCGAAGGGGCCTTTCAAATCGATCTTCGATTTCTGTGAGCGCGTCGATCTGCGGGCGCTGAACAAGCGCATGATGGAAAGTCTGATCCGAGCCGGATGCTTCGACTCCCTCGGGGCGCGACGATCCCAACTGGCGGCGGTGGTGGACCGGGCCATGGAGGCGGGGGCAAAGGCGCAGCGGGACCGGGAATCGGGACAAAGCGGGTTGTTTGCCGCCGCCACGGCCACGGTGATGAACGAAAAACTCCCCGACCTGGAAGAATGGCAGGAGCACATCGTCTTGAACTATGAAAAGGAAACGCTCGGTTTCTTCATCACCGGGCATCCGCTGGCCAAGTATGCCAAGGAACTCGAGGAGTTTTCCACGGGCACAACGGAAACCCTGGCGGCGATCGAGACTTCCCGAGACGCAGCGGTCGCCGGAATCCTCACTTCGGTCCGGTTTCTCAAGACGCGCCGGGGTGACCGCATGGCGTCGGCCGTGCTCGAGGACATGCACGGGACCCTGGAGGTCGTGGTGTTCCCCGAACCTTTTAAGCTCTATGAGTCTCTATTGAAATCGGAGGACCCGGTCTTCATTAAGGGCCGCGCGGACATCGGCGATACGGGCAAAGTCAAGATCATCGTCTCGGAGCTTCAGCCCTTGAAGGATCTGCGTCTCACCCAGGCCAAAAGGATGGTTGTGCACGTCAACCTCATCGGTCTGGACTCGGACGCCGCGCCGAGGCTTTTGGAACTCTTTGAAAAGAATCGGGGCGACTGTGCGGTGGTGTTCGAGCTTGAACATGACCGACAGTTTCTGGTAACCTTGAAACCTGATGATTATGTGAGGGTCCGGCCCCACCCCCACTTCATTCGGGCGGTGGAAGAGATTTGCGGAATTGGCGCGGTTAAACTCATGCCTTAGGCAATTGATCGAGAAATGACCAACTCAAAAGAAATTTACGAACAGCGCGAAAGCATCCAGGATCTGGAAGAGCAGATCAACGAGCTCAGCAAGATCAATCAAGACGACGAAAGCCAGCACGAGATCGAGCGGCTCAAGGCCCGCATCGAACGTGTCCGGCGGGAAGTTTTCGCCAAGCTCACCCCCTGGCAAAAGGTCCAGATGGCGCGGCACCCTCAACGCCCCTACACCCTCGATTACATTCAGCACTGTTTTACGGATTTCATCGAGGTTCACGGCGACAGGAAGTTTGGGGAGGACCATGCTATTGTCTGCGGGATGGCCAAGTTTCATGGCGAGCCAGTGATGGTGGTCGGCCATCAAAAGGCCCGCGACACCAAGCAGAAGGTCTTTCGAAATTTCGGCATGCCGAAGCCGGAGGGGTACCGCAAGGCCATTCGGGTGATGAAAATCGCGGAGAAGTTTCAACGGCCCATCTTCACCTTGATCGACACGCCCGGTGCCTATCCGGGGATCGACGCGGAAGAGCGGGGCCAGGCCGAGGCCATTGCCTATAACTTGCGAGAAATGGCCCGGCTCCGGGTGCCGATCATCACCACGATCACGGGCGAAGGCGGCAGTGGCGGCGCCCTCGCGATCGCCGTCGGGGATATCGTCAATATGCTGGAGTATGCGATCTATTCGGTCATATCGCCGGAAGGTTGTGCTTCCATCATGTGGCGCGATGCCTCCCGCGCGGAGGAGGCAGCCACCGCGTTGAAACTGACGGCGGAGGATCTGAAGGCCTTTGAACTGATCGACGAGATTATTCGAGAACCGGAAGGCGGCGCGCACACCGATCCCCTCGCCATGGCCAAGTCATTGGATGAGCATCTTCAGAAGGATCTGGCGCGACTCAAGGCCCTCACGACCGAACGGCTCCTTGAGGAACGATACGAGAAGTATCGCCGAATGGGACAGTTTTTTGAAAAGGCGAGTGCCGCCACGGCGCAAAGATCCAAATGACCTCATGAGCGGCGGCAAGCCTTGCCCCCCGCAGCCCCTTACCCCGCGTCTCATTCGATGCGTTCCATGCCGTAATCCACTCGGGTAAACCGGAATTTGAATCGAAGGGCCTCCACATCAGCCTGCTCATCCCGCAAATAATCCCACACCCTGGCGTCGCTGAGATAAAAGACGCTGCGCTTTGCCACCAGGTCCCGGTTGATTCTTGCGGAAAGGGAATCCCGGTTCCATTCCCACCCGGAGCGAATGACCTCCCAATCAGGTCGGATTCCCGACTGCTGATAAAAGTCCAGAATCGGGGTATAGGCGCCGCCCACGAACACTGCGTTGCGGGGAGCGAGCGCAATCAATGTCTCAACCCGGACCTTGCGCTCCTGCGAGAGTCGGTTAAACCGGGTGAGGACGGCCATCCCCCCCATGAAAAACACCAGATGCCCGGCCAATAACACACCGAGTAATATTCTTCGGGCGGGAGGCTCCAGTTGCGTCCGTAGCATGTTCAAACCGACCAGCGCCGCCAGCACGAATGCCGGGACGGCAAGGAGCTCATACCGGGGTTGAATCCTGAGATCCGCGTTGGGCAATAGGGCCAACAGCGGCAATAACGCCATCCCTGAGACGAGGGCGCGCATGGAGGCCACCTTCTCCCACTTCCGCCAGGTCAGCAGTACTCCCACCAACGACACGCCCCCGTTCACAAAAGCAAACGCGAGGAGATAGAGGAGCTGGATTCCAAGCCCATGGGTTCGAATCGGGAGGACGGCGGCCCAGCCTTGAACACGGCGCCAGAAATCCGGGTCCCTCCGCACCAGGAAAGCAAGGACGGCCAGGACCCCCAGGATAACGATCCCGGTATGGACCAAGACAGCAGAAACTCTCCTGCGCCAGGTCAGACCACGATCCAGGAGGATCATCAACGGAAATACGGCAGCCGCCGTAATCAACTGTTCACGGATCTGGATTCCCGCCGCAAACAGCACCGCGCTCCAGACGAGGTGGAAGAGCTTCCGTGATCTTTCCCAGCGGAGCAAAAAGGCCACTGCCGCCAGGAAGCAGGCCAGCGAAGGCACCTCGGTCATGACCATTCCCGAATAAGCAAGGTACATTGGCGTAGTCGCGAGCCAGGCCACTCCCAGCAAAGCCAGCCGTACCCCACCGACCGACTTCACACAGAAATAGAAACAGACCAGACCGCCGATGGCGAATAGCCACACGACGCCCTGACCAATCCAGAAGGCATGCTCTACGCTGACACCCATGAAATGCATCGCTTCCCAGGCGGCCCTGATCAGGCCCAGAAAGAGCGGCCGACCGAAGGCCAAATCCGATACCTGGTGCTGAAGCGCCTTGGTCATGTAATCAAAACTGTCCCACTGCCCCATGAAGGGATTTCTAAACATGAAGGCGAGGACCGCAAATCCGAGGAGAAGCAGCAGGAGGGCTCCTCTTTCCCGAGGGGAAGCCCGGCGTTGATTTTTCACTTGGAGGGGGAGGATGCTTTGACTAGAATGAGCACGACTGTGGGCGTTTGACGCAGGCATTCCACTTTCATCCCAGGACTCAAATTCTATGATCATCGGAATCTGTGGTGGCACGGGGTCAGGCAAGACCACGGTGGCGAACAAGATCCTTGAAACCATCGACAGCGATTCGGTGGCTCTCCTGCAGCAGGATCATTATTACAAGGAACTCGCCGGCTTGCCGGTGGAAGAGCGCGCCCGGCAAAACTTTGACCATCCCGATTCCATCGACATGGAACTCTTCGTCGAGCACCTTCGCTGCCTGAAAAGCGGGCGGCCTATTGACAGACCCGTGTATGACTTCACCATCGATAATCGCAGCAAGCAGACGGTCCGGGTGGACGCCAAACCCGTGGTGATGGTGGAGGGGATTTTGATCTTCGAGAACAAGCCCCTTCGCGATCTGATGGACATCAAGATCTTTGTGGACACGGACCCGGATCTGCGCTTCATTCGCCGGTTGCGCCGGGACATCACCGAGCGTGGCCGAACCGTGGAATCGGTGATCAATCGGTATCTCACCACGGTCCGTCCCATGCATCTCGAATTTGTCGAACCTTCCAAGCGCTACGCCGATGTCATCATCCCGGAAGGCGGGTTCAACACGGTCGGCATTGATCTGCTGACTGAAAAAATCCGCGCCCTGCTGGCGGCCGTCCATGCGACGTGAGAGGTTTTGACCACTCTGGTATTGAACCCACGAAAAGTAGCAGCGCAGGACCTTCGGCGAGAATGCCAGAGCATCCACACTGCCGATCGTCACCGCCATCAATTCCCGCGCCCTCAGCGCCTCCGCGGTGAATCCTCACTTCATCAATTCCAACCCGAATTGAATGGGCACTCCGAAGTTGGCGCCGCCGAACTCGGAGAGGATGGCGTAGTTCACCCCGATCACTTTTCCACGCACATTAAAGAGCGGCCCGCCACTTCCTCCCTGGGTTGTCTGGGCATCGTAGACCAGCTTGTTGGGGAGAATATCGCTCAGATGTCCCTGCGTGGAGAGGGGGCGGATCATTCCGCGGCGGGAGAGTTCCTGTGAAATTTTTTTGGGATCCGGTCCAGCCGACGACACCACCGATTCAACTACTTTCTCATCAAGCCGGGCCAACAACGCATTCAGGCCCGTCGGGTAGCCCAGCAGCACGACCGGTTGGCCCGCTGCCGTGTCCGCCCCCTGACGTTCGACCGCCAGCACGGGGAGCTTGTGCGAGCCCAGATCCGCCCGCAGTAACGCAATGTCTGCCTGCGTGGAGGTCTTGACCACGACGAGGTTGAAGGGATCTTCCACTGTCGGGAAATAGGCCCTGAAGAACTGGAGGCGGGGTTGAAAACCTTTCGCGGACAGTTCTTTGACCTCGCGATCTTCCCACCCCGGTTCAGCCACATGACGATTCGTCAGGATCCAGCCCGAGCTGCTCACCAGAAATCCGGTCCCCGAGTAATAGACCTCGACCATCGGGGCGGCCCCGGACGTTGTATAGAGGGTCTGCCCCTGGGAATCCTTGATCGGTTCGCCGGCACTGTCGAGGGCGAGAAAGCGGAGGGGATTGCCCGAGCCGTCGTAAAAACGGTAGGCGCCTTCGATATAACAGACCCCGGATTGATACGTCTTGATGACCCGCTCTCCCAGCGACCGTTCCCGGTTGACGGAGTCGATGTGACGCGTGGTCTCGTTGAGCCTGGCGCGGAGGGCCTGGAGCTCCCCGGCTTTGAGCGAGGCGTCGTTCTGTGCCTGGGCCAATTGGTCGCGGAGCTTCTGCTCTTCGGCCTGCAGGTTGGAGAACCGCGTCTCTGTCTCAGTCTCCTGCCGGGCCCGTACCTCCCCCCCGCGCTTGCGCTCCTCTAAAATGTCCCGCTCCAACGCCTCGCGGGATCGATGATCAACGGCGAGCTGTTTTCGAAGCTGAATGATCTCCCTTTCGATCTTTCGCTTTGAAAGCGCGCCCTGGATCAGCACCAATGCGCTCAGCGTGACCGAAAACCCGACCAGGACGATGGCCCCGATGAAAATCGTGCGGGTGCGGGGGGTGGAATGACGGAGTAGTCCGCGAGTGAATTCCCCCAAGAACCGCGTCGTAAATCCTATCCCCTGCCTCCGGAACCGCCGCGATTTTCTCACTGAATCGCGGTACACCACGTGAAACGGCTTGCACACCTCCCCCTTCGCCCTCTCTACATGAAAGCGCACCTTGGGTCCGCCTTCGCCGAATTCCAGCACATCACCCTCTTTGAGAATGATTTCATCAATTTCGTGATCGTTCACAAAGGTTCCCCGGGAAGACCCGAGGTCCCGCAGGTAATACTCACAGTTGTCGAAGTAGATCTCGGCGTGACGGTCGGAGGTCGTGTCGTCCACGCCCGGATTGAAGCGGATGTCACACTTCGGGTCGCATCCGATCAGGAGATTTTCCTTCTCAAATTCCTGGGTATCACCCCGATGGCTTCCGGAGAGGTGGACGAAGACTGATTTCACGATTTAAAGGATATTCCCGGTTCAAATTTCAAAACTCCAAATTCCAAACCCCAAAATCCAAATAAATTCCAAAGACCAAACTCCAAAATACCAAACCGCCTCGTGCCAGGTTCTCAGCATTCCTAGGACCCGCACAGATTCACACGCGGGGCGTTCGAGTGGGGTGATTGAATTGGATCCTTCAGCTGGTTTAGATTGCTGAAACTGATACTTGTGGGCAAATTGAATCTTCAAGCCAGGGTTATGTTTGAGAATTGGAATTTGGAATCTATTTGGACTTTGTCCGCCGCGGCGGATTGGAATTTGGGTTCAAAAGACTATCATTCCCGCATACCCCACGACTTCTGCGCGGTCCCCGCTGATGTCTCCCGATGTCGCATACTTCACCAGTTCTGCTTTGGAGGCGCCCAGGTGTATGGCCGCTGTCAGCATGGCAATAGTCGGGCCGTAACCGCACATGGTGACATGTTCTTTCTTGATGACGTCAAAAAGTCCTTTGGGGTCCAGGGCCAAGACCCGGTCGATGGCGCGCCGGTCCTTCTGGCGTGTTATCGAATCGCTTTCGTAATGATTCATGTCGCTGGAGGCAATGATTTGAACGGGCTCCGGCGATCCCTCGATGGATTGGGCGATGGCTTGTCCGAGCCGTTCCAGGGGAGCATAGCTGCCCGTACCGACCGCGATGGGGACGAAAGAGAATTCTCCCTTAAGCTGCTGAAGAAAAGGAAGCTGCACTTCCAGCGAATGTTCCGAGACGTGCGCCGTCTCGTCTTCGCTCACCAGCGGACAGGCGTGGGCGATCGCACGGGCCAGGGCGGACTCAATCTTCACATTCCCTAAAGGTGTTTGCCACTCCCCCTCGCTCATGATCGAAAGCGGGGTTCCCATCCCGGTGTGATTCGGACAAAGGATGATAAATCGCTCCGGAAGTTCAATCCGCGCATAGACCGCCCCCGCCACATGTCCCGAGTACATGTATCCCGCATGCGGGACGACACACCCGATGGCCTTCCGCGGCTTGCCCTCGACAGCGAGATACCCGGCGAGATCGCTGACCAGTTTTTCTTTGTTCGAAGGATAAAAGCGGCCTGCTACTGCGGGACGGCGGATCATGGTAGACCCTCCTCCACATCCACTGACCATACCAGACGTGTTCATCGAATCGTAATGCGGTGAGCGGTCGAAGTCAAGGAGGGCATAGTCCGGACAATTCCATGGCTCGTTCCTTTGTGCATTATGCCCCCTGAAAACCCGGGGATGGCTTGTGAAAGTCACACCGAACATCTTCCTCGCGAAGACACCTCTCGACTATAATCGAGTGCCATGGCAACCCGTGATCTCAAAAAAATGGTGCTCTACCACCAGGTGGGTTTTTCCCTTTGGAATATGACCGAGGACCGGACCCGCGATCTGAGAAATCTTTTCCCCGACATTCATTTTGTTAACACGGAGGATCTCAAGGCCCTGGCCGAACAAATCGTGGACGCGGATGCCCTCTGCGCCATGCGAATCACGTCCGAACTTTTCAGGGGGGCTGCAGGACTGAAATGGAT is a genomic window containing:
- a CDS encoding LuxR C-terminal-related transcriptional regulator, yielding MKTAYFRSILLTARENQILRFIGEGLTSKEIAQRLSISKYTIHAHRRNICSKIREPQRGLKSAPRAISPLAGNHATVLRLTKLLAVRRDALEGIATAFDPHSPPDYFVDAGSFFNAAKSASRVGINCRKAPTCMTRIRSWSIT
- the dnaE gene encoding DNA polymerase III subunit alpha, yielding MEHSKFVHLHLHTDFSLLDGANDIGALMKEAEAKKMPAIAMTDHGNLFGAISFYETAMHHGIKPIIGCELYVAKGARTERSSSEGEKANHHLTVLATSDEGYRNLVTLVSTAYLDGFYYRPRVDKELLSKHHRGIIALSGCLNGEVESKLQGEQDQAALEVAGQWQDIFGKENFFLEIQDHGLEKQRFVNPRLVALSKRLEVPLVATNDCHYLRRDDSRAHDILLCIGTGSTVNDSSRMRYETDQFYLKSDVEMLASFQEIPEAVHRTVEIAERCHFKLEKIASPFPRFDVPEGQSLEEYFDRVVREGFAERAIHLKTQAARGVLRHRLEEYAERLEREINMIKHMRFPGYFLIVWDFIRYARERGIPVGPGRGSAAGSLVAYSMRITDIDPLQYELLFERFLNPERISLPDIDIDFCMRRRDEVIDYVTQKYGRDHVCQIITFGTLGAKAALKDVGRALEMPYTEVDRIAKLIPNTLHIKLDEALKQTPALDELYKKDARVRDLFDVARRLEGLARHASIHAAGIVISPKPLLEFVPLCTSTRTENMTRTEKQQVITQFEMTDLEKVGLIKMDFLALATLTILDDTVKLIQQHTGQKLNLEELVPDDPETYRLFQEGRTNCIFQFESSGMRDILRRYRPERFEDLIALNALYRPGAIQGGMIDDFIKRKHGEREITFDFPELKPILEETYGVMVYQEQVMQIAMVLAGYTLGEADILRRAMGKKKAEEMAAQKEKFIEGCRSRKINTRKADKIFNLMEQFAGYGFNKSHSAAYALLAYQTAYLKTHDPVYFMSAVLTNEMGNTDKIVKYINECRDLGIEILPPDINQSDLNFTPAIDSAQGTTKIRFGMAAIKNVGEHAIKAILETRRAKGPFKSIFDFCERVDLRALNKRMMESLIRAGCFDSLGARRSQLAAVVDRAMEAGAKAQRDRESGQSGLFAAATATVMNEKLPDLEEWQEHIVLNYEKETLGFFITGHPLAKYAKELEEFSTGTTETLAAIETSRDAAVAGILTSVRFLKTRRGDRMASAVLEDMHGTLEVVVFPEPFKLYESLLKSEDPVFIKGRADIGDTGKVKIIVSELQPLKDLRLTQAKRMVVHVNLIGLDSDAAPRLLELFEKNRGDCAVVFELEHDRQFLVTLKPDDYVRVRPHPHFIRAVEEICGIGAVKLMP
- a CDS encoding acetyl-CoA carboxylase carboxyltransferase subunit alpha; this encodes MTNSKEIYEQRESIQDLEEQINELSKINQDDESQHEIERLKARIERVRREVFAKLTPWQKVQMARHPQRPYTLDYIQHCFTDFIEVHGDRKFGEDHAIVCGMAKFHGEPVMVVGHQKARDTKQKVFRNFGMPKPEGYRKAIRVMKIAEKFQRPIFTLIDTPGAYPGIDAEERGQAEAIAYNLREMARLRVPIITTITGEGGSGGALAIAVGDIVNMLEYAIYSVISPEGCASIMWRDASRAEEAATALKLTAEDLKAFELIDEIIREPEGGAHTDPLAMAKSLDEHLQKDLARLKALTTERLLEERYEKYRRMGQFFEKASAATAQRSK
- a CDS encoding glycosyltransferase family 39 protein, with translation MKNQRRASPRERGALLLLLLGFAVLAFMFRNPFMGQWDSFDYMTKALQHQVSDLAFGRPLFLGLIRAAWEAMHFMGVSVEHAFWIGQGVVWLFAIGGLVCFYFCVKSVGGVRLALLGVAWLATTPMYLAYSGMVMTEVPSLACFLAAVAFLLRWERSRKLFHLVWSAVLFAAGIQIREQLITAAAVFPLMILLDRGLTWRRRVSAVLVHTGIVILGVLAVLAFLVRRDPDFWRRVQGWAAVLPIRTHGLGIQLLYLLAFAFVNGGVSLVGVLLTWRKWEKVASMRALVSGMALLPLLALLPNADLRIQPRYELLAVPAFVLAALVGLNMLRTQLEPPARRILLGVLLAGHLVFFMGGMAVLTRFNRLSQERKVRVETLIALAPRNAVFVGGAYTPILDFYQQSGIRPDWEVIRSGWEWNRDSLSARINRDLVAKRSVFYLSDARVWDYLRDEQADVEALRFKFRFTRVDYGMERIE
- the udk gene encoding uridine kinase; the protein is MIIGICGGTGSGKTTVANKILETIDSDSVALLQQDHYYKELAGLPVEERARQNFDHPDSIDMELFVEHLRCLKSGRPIDRPVYDFTIDNRSKQTVRVDAKPVVMVEGILIFENKPLRDLMDIKIFVDTDPDLRFIRRLRRDITERGRTVESVINRYLTTVRPMHLEFVEPSKRYADVIIPEGGFNTVGIDLLTEKIRALLAAVHAT
- a CDS encoding trypsin-like peptidase domain-containing protein, whose translation is MKSVFVHLSGSHRGDTQEFEKENLLIGCDPKCDIRFNPGVDDTTSDRHAEIYFDNCEYYLRDLGSSRGTFVNDHEIDEIILKEGDVLEFGEGGPKVRFHVERAKGEVCKPFHVVYRDSVRKSRRFRRQGIGFTTRFLGEFTRGLLRHSTPRTRTIFIGAIVLVGFSVTLSALVLIQGALSKRKIEREIIQLRKQLAVDHRSREALERDILEERKRGGEVRARQETETETRFSNLQAEEQKLRDQLAQAQNDASLKAGELQALRARLNETTRHIDSVNRERSLGERVIKTYQSGVCYIEGAYRFYDGSGNPLRFLALDSAGEPIKDSQGQTLYTTSGAAPMVEVYYSGTGFLVSSSGWILTNRHVAEPGWEDREVKELSAKGFQPRLQFFRAYFPTVEDPFNLVVVKTSTQADIALLRADLGSHKLPVLAVERQGADTAAGQPVVLLGYPTGLNALLARLDEKVVESVVSSAGPDPKKISQELSRRGMIRPLSTQGHLSDILPNKLVYDAQTTQGGSGGPLFNVRGKVIGVNYAILSEFGGANFGVPIQFGLELMK
- the amrB gene encoding AmmeMemoRadiSam system protein B, coding for MIRRPAVAGRFYPSNKEKLVSDLAGYLAVEGKPRKAIGCVVPHAGYMYSGHVAGAVYARIELPERFIILCPNHTGMGTPLSIMSEGEWQTPLGNVKIESALARAIAHACPLVSEDETAHVSEHSLEVQLPFLQQLKGEFSFVPIAVGTGSYAPLERLGQAIAQSIEGSPEPVQIIASSDMNHYESDSITRQKDRRAIDRVLALDPKGLFDVIKKEHVTMCGYGPTIAMLTAAIHLGASKAELVKYATSGDISGDRAEVVGYAGMIVF